Proteins encoded in a region of the Devosia sp. RR2S18 genome:
- the smpB gene encoding SsrA-binding protein SmpB, producing the protein MVQQKNDKKKNGVISHGLVAENRRARFDYEIEDTLEAGLVLTGTEVKSLRLGKAQIAESYASPEQGELWLINAHIPEYLQANRFNHSERRPRKLLVSKKQLSRLDSEVSRAGNTIVPLKIYFNDQGRAKVLIGLGKGKKNYDKRETQRNRDWNRDKSRILKEGGRG; encoded by the coding sequence ATGGTCCAGCAAAAGAACGACAAGAAAAAAAATGGTGTGATCAGCCACGGCCTGGTGGCTGAGAACCGGCGCGCGCGGTTTGATTACGAGATCGAGGATACCCTAGAGGCCGGTCTCGTGTTGACGGGAACGGAAGTGAAATCGCTCAGGCTGGGGAAGGCGCAGATTGCCGAATCCTATGCCTCGCCCGAACAGGGCGAGCTCTGGCTCATCAACGCGCACATCCCCGAATACCTGCAGGCGAACCGGTTCAATCACTCCGAGCGCCGTCCGCGGAAACTGCTCGTTTCCAAAAAGCAGCTGTCGCGCCTGGATTCGGAGGTTTCCAGGGCAGGCAATACCATTGTGCCGCTCAAGATCTATTTCAACGATCAAGGCCGTGCCAAGGTGCTAATCGGCCTGGGCAAGGGCAAGAAGAACTACGACAAGCGCGAAACCCAGCGCAATCGCGACTGGAACCGGGATAAGTCGCGGATCCT
- the dapA gene encoding 4-hydroxy-tetrahydrodipicolinate synthase, translated as MLRGSITALLTPFRNGVVDEKAFSSFVDWQIAEGSHGLVPVGTTGESPTVSHEEHRRVVEICVEVANKRVPVLAGAGSNSTAEAVSLAKFAEETGADAVLSVVPYYNRPNQEGLFQHFSAVASAVGIPVILYSVPGRTVVDLTVDTIARLRDAHDNIIGVKDATADMSRASLQRDKLGKDFILLSGEDMTALGFNAHGGSGCISVTANVAPRLCSQLQELSLAGDFRGALAIQDKLVHLHRNLFLEPNPTAVKYAANRLNLCANELRLPLVPITKATEDAIDFALRHAGLI; from the coding sequence ATGCTGCGAGGATCGATCACGGCGCTTCTCACCCCCTTCCGGAACGGAGTGGTGGACGAGAAAGCCTTCTCGAGCTTTGTCGATTGGCAGATTGCCGAAGGCAGTCACGGCTTGGTGCCCGTGGGCACGACTGGGGAGAGCCCCACCGTTAGCCACGAAGAGCACCGGCGGGTCGTCGAAATCTGCGTCGAGGTGGCCAACAAGCGCGTTCCGGTCCTGGCTGGCGCGGGGTCCAATTCCACCGCCGAGGCCGTATCCTTGGCCAAGTTCGCCGAGGAGACCGGTGCTGACGCGGTGCTTTCGGTCGTGCCCTACTACAATCGGCCTAACCAGGAAGGACTCTTCCAGCACTTCTCGGCTGTGGCCTCCGCCGTCGGTATTCCTGTTATTCTCTACAGTGTACCCGGCCGGACCGTGGTCGATCTCACGGTCGATACCATTGCGCGTCTGCGGGATGCTCACGACAACATCATCGGCGTCAAGGATGCCACGGCCGACATGAGCCGGGCGAGCCTGCAACGCGACAAGCTAGGTAAGGACTTCATCCTGCTGTCGGGCGAGGACATGACTGCCCTAGGCTTCAATGCCCATGGCGGCTCCGGCTGCATCTCCGTGACAGCCAACGTCGCGCCGCGCCTTTGCTCGCAACTGCAGGAGCTCTCGCTGGCAGGTGACTTTAGGGGGGCACTGGCTATCCAGGACAAGTTGGTGCACCTGCATCGCAACCTCTTCCTTGAGCCCAATCCCACCGCTGTAAAGTACGCAGCCAACCGGCTTAATCTCTGCGCCAATGAACTGCGTTTGCCACTGGTGCCGATTACCAAGGCTACGGAAGACGCTATCGACTTTGCATTGCGCCATGCAGGCCTTATCTAG
- a CDS encoding lytic transglycosylase domain-containing protein, producing the protein MRKALLTGIMTLTLGAGGFAVYPLVSATEPVDTVVTGSVRSTAPIARKSEKGSAAFRAALGELADGNAVEAFKAAAALPNAVERRTIQWAAIYFNAGKIDYHAAAALAEEAPEFAASSTFQTRLEQSLTRAKLTDAELLELYPAAAPSTMTAQIDLAQALLRAGETKRATELAQSLWTENFLTREQEAEVLATLGSLLDKDDHWARAMRLMMHDRAKGSERLLGFFDEAQKSLVVARAAVSRNDADAKARLDAVHPSMQTNPVFIFSRAQRARQFELWESAVEWLNKAPAEVPEAGEWWDEREVLARQLLALGDTQLAFEAAAGQTNGPAGPLVQAKFYAGWIALTFLDDGQAAREQFAAMTAHATLPDSISQANYWLARAELRLGNEAAAHAALKRAAEHRTVFYGQLARAELGEPLEVRNLPNARDITTLFEQKPLVRAVRLLAANGEWRMAVPLLRQLGFGADQPGELLLAAELAREIGAYQLSIAIAAQADQKGHALDLLSFPEGEWADEVKLAADEAAVHAVVRQESMFQVDAVSHAGARGLMQLMPGTAKDVARDLGLDYSPSRLVSDPAYNTLLGSTYLATQLERYDGSLLLAAAAYNAGPGNANKWIKAYGDPRTARVDPVVWVELIPFSETRTYVKRVLGNYLVYRERLGAEPITQQQALRSIR; encoded by the coding sequence ATGAGAAAAGCCCTTTTGACCGGCATAATGACCCTGACTTTGGGAGCGGGTGGCTTTGCTGTCTACCCTCTGGTGTCTGCAACAGAACCGGTCGACACGGTGGTGACGGGTTCGGTTCGCTCGACGGCACCGATCGCCAGGAAGAGTGAAAAGGGATCAGCTGCTTTCCGAGCGGCTCTAGGCGAACTGGCCGATGGCAACGCTGTCGAGGCGTTCAAAGCCGCTGCGGCACTGCCCAATGCGGTGGAGCGGCGAACGATCCAGTGGGCGGCAATCTACTTCAACGCTGGCAAGATCGATTACCATGCAGCGGCAGCTCTGGCGGAAGAGGCGCCAGAATTTGCGGCTTCCTCCACATTCCAGACGCGGCTGGAGCAGTCGTTGACCCGCGCCAAGCTGACCGACGCGGAACTGCTGGAGCTCTACCCGGCAGCTGCGCCCAGTACGATGACAGCGCAGATCGACCTGGCGCAGGCGCTTCTGCGCGCCGGAGAGACCAAACGCGCAACCGAGCTGGCGCAGAGCCTTTGGACCGAGAACTTCCTGACCCGCGAGCAAGAAGCAGAGGTGCTAGCAACTCTGGGCTCGCTGCTCGATAAGGACGACCACTGGGCGCGAGCCATGCGCCTGATGATGCATGATCGCGCCAAGGGAAGCGAGCGGCTGCTGGGCTTTTTCGATGAGGCGCAGAAATCGCTGGTGGTGGCTCGGGCAGCAGTGTCGCGCAATGACGCCGATGCAAAGGCGCGCCTTGATGCGGTGCACCCCAGCATGCAGACCAATCCCGTCTTCATATTCTCCCGGGCCCAGCGCGCCCGGCAGTTCGAGCTTTGGGAGAGCGCGGTCGAATGGCTCAACAAGGCGCCCGCCGAGGTTCCTGAAGCGGGTGAATGGTGGGACGAGCGGGAGGTTTTGGCGCGTCAGCTGCTGGCCTTGGGAGACACCCAACTTGCCTTCGAGGCCGCTGCCGGGCAGACCAACGGGCCGGCAGGGCCATTGGTCCAGGCGAAGTTCTATGCCGGCTGGATCGCCCTGACCTTCCTCGACGATGGGCAAGCGGCACGGGAACAGTTCGCGGCAATGACCGCGCACGCGACGCTGCCTGACTCCATTAGCCAGGCCAATTATTGGCTGGCCCGTGCTGAACTGCGGCTGGGCAATGAGGCGGCGGCGCACGCAGCACTCAAGCGCGCGGCAGAGCACCGAACAGTGTTTTACGGCCAGCTAGCGCGTGCCGAGCTTGGTGAACCGCTCGAAGTGCGCAATTTGCCCAATGCGCGGGATATCACGACGCTTTTCGAACAGAAGCCGCTCGTGCGCGCGGTTCGACTGCTTGCGGCCAATGGCGAGTGGCGCATGGCGGTGCCCCTGTTGCGGCAACTCGGCTTTGGCGCCGACCAGCCTGGCGAATTGTTGTTGGCGGCTGAACTCGCGCGGGAAATTGGCGCCTATCAGCTCTCGATCGCTATCGCCGCACAGGCCGACCAGAAGGGCCATGCGCTCGACCTGCTGAGCTTCCCCGAAGGCGAATGGGCGGACGAGGTGAAGCTGGCAGCTGACGAGGCGGCGGTGCATGCCGTAGTGCGGCAGGAGTCCATGTTCCAGGTGGATGCGGTTTCCCATGCAGGGGCGCGCGGCCTGATGCAGTTGATGCCGGGCACTGCCAAAGACGTGGCGCGTGACCTGGGGCTGGATTACTCGCCGTCTCGCCTGGTGAGCGATCCCGCTTACAATACCCTGCTTGGCTCCACCTATCTTGCCACGCAGCTGGAGCGCTATGACGGCTCGTTGCTGCTTGCCGCAGCGGCATACAACGCCGGGCCGGGTAACGCCAACAAGTGGATCAAGGCATATGGCGATCCCCGCACGGCTCGTGTCGATCCGGTGGTTTGGGTGGAACTGATCCCGTTTTCGGAAACACGAACTTATGTGAAGCGCGTGCTCGGCAACTATTTGGTTTATCGGGAGCGGCTTGGGGCTGAACCGATCACCCAGCAGCAGGCCTTGCGCAGCATTCGCTAG
- a CDS encoding alpha/beta hydrolase translates to MPRARTVPADHPAFAALPVSHIALGSGLRVAVHVAGQFSSQVLPVVCLPGYQRNMSDFAEFTSALRRTSGGDRPVVLIDLPGRGRSDDRPRGDYSSLADARDVASVLAALGIEQVVILGQGHGGQVAMALAADHPLLIAGTVLLDSGPVTDSRGIVRLRNNLSHVEGLRGPKLVQGDFRRVLAGDYPGLPVERLDALMGRTHYLDKRGRARPLYDKRLMAALASINFDDVLAAQWPFYDALTCAPLLLMRTQLTDQLRRETYDEMVRRRPDAAATTIPGQGSPALFDQREHIEAVAHFIAGLPPLRRAA, encoded by the coding sequence ATGCCGCGCGCCAGAACCGTACCCGCCGATCACCCCGCCTTTGCTGCGCTGCCCGTGAGCCATATTGCTCTTGGCTCCGGGCTGCGGGTCGCGGTGCATGTTGCCGGGCAGTTCTCGAGCCAGGTCCTGCCGGTTGTTTGTCTACCCGGCTATCAGCGCAACATGAGCGACTTTGCCGAGTTTACATCGGCGCTGCGCCGCACCAGTGGGGGAGATCGCCCGGTGGTGCTGATCGATCTTCCCGGTCGCGGGCGTTCCGATGATCGTCCTCGTGGCGACTATAGTTCGTTGGCCGATGCGCGTGACGTGGCCAGCGTGCTGGCGGCGCTCGGGATTGAGCAGGTGGTGATCTTGGGGCAAGGCCATGGTGGTCAGGTCGCAATGGCGCTGGCGGCGGACCATCCGCTGCTTATCGCCGGTACGGTTCTTCTGGATTCGGGTCCAGTTACAGATTCTCGCGGCATCGTGCGGCTGCGCAACAATCTTTCGCATGTGGAGGGTCTGCGCGGCCCCAAGCTCGTACAAGGCGATTTTCGGCGGGTGCTGGCCGGCGACTATCCCGGCTTGCCGGTTGAGCGGCTCGACGCGTTGATGGGGCGAACACACTATCTCGACAAGCGCGGCCGGGCGCGACCGCTCTACGACAAGCGGCTCATGGCGGCGCTTGCCAGCATAAATTTTGACGATGTGCTCGCGGCGCAGTGGCCCTTCTACGATGCGCTGACCTGTGCCCCCCTGCTGCTGATGCGGACGCAATTGACCGACCAGCTGCGGCGAGAAACCTACGACGAAATGGTGCGCCGCCGCCCAGATGCGGCTGCGACAACGATCCCCGGACAAGGGTCCCCTGCCCTGTTTGATCAGCGAGAGCACATCGAGGCCGTCGCACATTTCATTGCCGGGCTGCCGCCCCTGCGGCGTGCTGCCTAG
- a CDS encoding OmpA family protein, with the protein MKPSAGSKRGLTIATVMGGINLALLMQSPAFGQATDTTPPAELTHSSSFVTFEALRVEDYWMSATRQPAGVIVFDGYAPSEAIRRAFAEREGADIHWLQLGSGEPAVYQSATTFGLGVLDYLSEGRFALRENVISITGMARSPADHQALQELLDAGVPPGVVLVRAEISLPKEAAAAVESGLLPAAESVAAELVQVTAASEIPLSNSGECRSALEEFSSRNAILFRSGSAAVTPSSELALDELAADLKNCTASAVYIEGHTDAAGDDRKNLALSVARAEAVVAGLVARGIEPQRLYAVGNGETQPVADNETEAGKRLNRRIVVTIPDEEA; encoded by the coding sequence ATGAAGCCGTCGGCAGGATCAAAACGCGGATTGACCATCGCGACAGTCATGGGGGGGATCAACTTGGCACTGCTGATGCAGTCCCCCGCTTTCGGGCAAGCAACCGACACCACGCCTCCAGCAGAACTCACCCACAGCAGTTCCTTTGTCACCTTCGAAGCGCTGCGGGTAGAAGATTATTGGATGAGCGCAACTCGCCAACCCGCTGGCGTCATTGTGTTCGATGGCTATGCACCGAGCGAGGCAATCCGCCGGGCGTTCGCCGAACGAGAGGGTGCCGATATCCACTGGCTGCAACTCGGCAGCGGTGAACCGGCTGTCTATCAAAGCGCAACCACCTTCGGTCTTGGTGTTCTTGATTATCTAAGCGAAGGTCGTTTTGCCCTCCGCGAGAACGTCATTTCTATCACCGGCATGGCGCGCTCGCCCGCCGACCACCAGGCATTGCAGGAGCTGCTGGACGCCGGCGTCCCACCAGGTGTGGTTCTGGTGCGTGCCGAGATCTCTCTGCCGAAAGAAGCTGCTGCAGCCGTCGAGAGTGGCCTCCTCCCTGCCGCCGAAAGCGTTGCTGCGGAACTTGTGCAAGTCACCGCAGCTTCCGAAATTCCACTCTCCAATTCTGGAGAGTGCCGATCGGCGCTAGAAGAATTCTCCTCCCGCAACGCCATTCTCTTCCGGTCTGGCTCCGCAGCCGTTACCCCAAGTTCTGAACTGGCGTTGGACGAATTGGCGGCCGACCTGAAGAACTGCACCGCCTCCGCGGTCTACATTGAAGGTCATACCGATGCCGCCGGCGATGACCGCAAGAACCTTGCCCTCTCGGTTGCTCGCGCCGAAGCTGTTGTTGCCGGCCTTGTTGCCCGCGGCATCGAACCGCAGCGCCTCTATGCCGTCGGTAACGGCGAAACGCAGCCCGTGGCCGACAATGAGACCGAAGCAGGGAAGCGGCTCAACCGGCGCATCGTGGTGACCATTCCCGACGAGGAGGCGTGA